A window from Temnothorax longispinosus isolate EJ_2023e chromosome 1, Tlon_JGU_v1, whole genome shotgun sequence encodes these proteins:
- the Tfb4 gene encoding general transcription factor IIH subunit 3, translating to MSSEIETSLLVIVLDVNPMQRIVKQETRILSQCLDSTIVFANAHLMQSSNNELAIMACHGHSAKFLYPCENAVEIRQMDGQYEKFTMVERTVRQQLQQVVSEISMDVPYMESLISGALSMALCYIARLERDKIAGQKLHPRILVITASNDSATQYMNYMNIFFTAQRMNVILDVCSLDQELTLLQQGCDISGGNYLKVPQLAGLLQYLLWVFLPDPSVRSKLVLPPPVKVDYRAACFCHQELIDIGYVCSICLSIFCKFSPICTTCHTVFKMPGPMPMKVKKKKKISDIVH from the exons ATGTCGTCTG AAATAGAGACAAGCTTGCTGGTAATCGTTCTGGACGTCAATCCGATGCAGCGGATAGTGAAGCAAGAAACAAGGATACTGTCGCAATGTTTAGATTCTACAATCGTCTTTGCCAATGCACATCTTATGCAGTCGTCCAATAATGAACTGGCGATAATGGCATGCCACGGCCACAGTGCCAAGTTCCTCTATCCCTGTGAAAATGCAGTAGAAATAAGGCAGATGGATGGGCAGTATGAAAAGTTTACCATGGTGGAGCGCACGGTGCGTCAGCAATTGCAGCAGGTCGTCAGTGAGATTTCCATGGATGTCCCATACATGGAAAGTCTCATCTCCGGCGCGCTCAGTATGGCGTTGTGCTATATCGCTCGTTTGGAGCGAGATAAGATCGCCGGCCAGAAGCTGCATCCCAGAATATTGGTGATCACTGCCAGCAATGACTCCGCCACGCAGTACATGAACTACATGAACATATTCTTCACCGCACAGAGAATG AATGTTATTTTGGATGTATGCAGCCTGGATCAGGAGCTGACGCTTTTGCAGCAGGGCTGCGACATAAGCGGCGGCAATTATCTGAAAGTACCACAGCTTGCTGGATTGCTGCAGTATTTACTG tGGGTGTTTCTGCCGGATCCCAGCGTTAGGTCAAAATTAGTTCTTCCTCCGCCAGTGAAGGTGGATTACAGGGCAGCGTGCTTTTGCCATCAGGAACTTATTGATATTGGATATGTTTGTTCCATATGTTTGTCAA tcTTCTGCAAATTCAGTCCAATATGCACTACTTGTCA CACGGTATTCAAGATGCCAGGACCTATGCCGATGAAagtgaaaaagaagaagaagatatcAGATATCGTCCATTAA
- the LOC139808739 gene encoding anaphase-promoting complex subunit CDC26 — MAAFAAGPRGAMIRRSPTRIEMRLDDLQVYEEIRKVHESKKDPERKASSSMNPPTWGGKIPQSEIQDRIGYVPQHPASHNRTAT, encoded by the exons ATGGCTGCGTTCGCCGCGGGCCCGCGCGG cgCGATGATACGACGAAGTCCGACTCGGATAGAAATGCGCCTGGACGACCTGCAGGTGTACGAGGAAATAAGAAAAGTGCACGAGTCCAAAAAGGATCCCGAGAGGAAAGCGTCATCGTCCATGAACCCGCCCACGTGGGGCGGCAAGATCCCTCAGAGCGAGATTCAGGATCGCATCGGTTACGTGCCGCAACATCCGGCCAGTCACAATCGAACCGCGACATAG